The Candidatus Omnitrophota bacterium DNA segment TTCTCGAATATTTTCCAAGGCTTCTTCAAATGTTTTTCCTTGAGTGTAGCATCCCTTCAAGGATGGAACGTCCGCCACATAATATCCATCTTCATCCAGTTCGATTATCGCTTGAAAACGGTATGTTGTCATTTTGATTCCTCGCGCTATTTCATGACCA contains these protein-coding regions:
- a CDS encoding type II toxin-antitoxin system HicB family antitoxin is translated as MTTYRFQAIIELDEDGYYVADVPSLKGCYTQGKTFEEALENIRE